GCAGATGAATGTCCAAGTGGAAAATTCCCAGTTATTATCGACAATGAATTTGGTGGGGTTATTTTCCATGAAGCTTGTGGACACGGTCTTGAAGCAACAGCTGTTGCAAAGAACAATTCTGTATTTGCCAATCGAATTGGCGAAAAAGTTGCATCAGAAATCGTGACATACATTGATGACGGAACTCTTCCGAACGAATGGGGTTCTCTCAATATCGATGATGAAGGTGAAAAAACACGTAAAAATGTCTTAATCGAAAATGGTATTTTAAAAGGTTATTTAATTGATAAATTTAATGCACGTCGTATGAATGCTGAACCAACTGGCTCTTCACGCCGACAATCTTATCGCTTCAGCCCTACTTCACGGATGACGAATACCTATATTGCACCGGGTACCTCTACACCTGAGGAAATTATAGCTGCAACTGAATATGGCCTTTACGCAAAATATATGGGCGGCGGGCAAGTCAATCCTGCGACAGGAGATTATAACTTTGCGGTTGCTGAAGCCTATATTGTCAAAAACGGCAAAATAGAACGACCTGTTCGTGGGGCAACATTGATTGGAAATGGTGCAAAAACATTGCAACTTGTGGACCGTGTTGGTAATAATCTTGCGCATGGCGCTGGCATGTGCGGAGCCCAAAGTGGCAGTATTCCCGTCAATGTTGGTCAGCCTATGATTCGCGTTAGTGAAATTACAGTTGGTGGGACAAAGGGGGAATAATGAATGAAACGAAAAGAATTCCAACAACAATTATTGCAGGATGCACTCCATGCTGGTTTCTCAGAAGTTGAACTGTATTATGAACAAAAAGAATCCTTCCAATGTAAGATTTTCGATGGTGAACTTGATAGCTACGAAACGTCTGAAGATGGAGGTCTTGGATTAAGAGGACTTTATGATGGGAAGATGGGCTATTCTTATA
This window of the Rummeliibacillus pycnus genome carries:
- a CDS encoding TldD/PmbA family protein, translating into MIKQSIIENVLEVALSTGGDFSEVFIEDKYSNALGLVSNKIENSISGRDFGIGIRIFSGLQSIYTYTNDFSVEGLLLAAKKAALAIQGGGTGTIHPLKKESFHPLHQIKQMPQTVEHSRRAAIMRKANDIARNYDPRISQVRVRYLDEEQNILIANSEGKCIEDTRVLSRLAIQTTATEGKELQTGFYGPGAHAGFEYIENLDLNHYAGEAARIAINMLHADECPSGKFPVIIDNEFGGVIFHEACGHGLEATAVAKNNSVFANRIGEKVASEIVTYIDDGTLPNEWGSLNIDDEGEKTRKNVLIENGILKGYLIDKFNARRMNAEPTGSSRRQSYRFSPTSRMTNTYIAPGTSTPEEIIAATEYGLYAKYMGGGQVNPATGDYNFAVAEAYIVKNGKIERPVRGATLIGNGAKTLQLVDRVGNNLAHGAGMCGAQSGSIPVNVGQPMIRVSEITVGGTKGE